The genomic window AGGAGACAATAAAGTGCATTTTATCATATGGTATCAAACAAATGTGATCTAATCTGGaaataatgttaatttcattCTTCCGGTTGAAGACCCTGATTTGATTCAAACACTAGTGACATGTGTTGTTAGTATGTGTTCTGCGTATAATTTTAGTGCAGCTATTATGTTTTGTATTGTATGCATTATTGttgggctgaatcccaattcaccccttggccctcccctttacccttacccctctgttttgcgtgtacacgtgaaggggtagtgttatCCCAGTTCTCAATTAAACCGGGTTGAAGAGCTAAGGTGGAGGGCTTTATAGTCCTTGAAactgagatatttcaggaccacagtATATACAGAGGgttaggagaaatttcccataattctgttcaaatcattggcaagatggaggcaaacacagcaaaaaagtgtagCAGTGGgatgacagaaacacacaaatgtacgtattttctttgtaaacaacttaatcatttgatcgaccgtttaatgccgtttcaatgtgttatagatctcatttctgcagtttatagttgataaccGTAAAAAGATggccaaagcccatggaacagagatggttacagctgctgaaggcatgatgaatactttcagaaacaaagttgtcgcatctttttatagcggcattgatgactggtgatgacgtaacaggtcgtgAAGGGTTGTCCTGTTTCATAGGGGGATGTTTCAACctctaacccttgcagctccgtttcaaggggtaggggtaaggggcagggtcaaggggtgaattgggattggacctTGTATTTTTACATCTATTGACTGCTGTCTGTCACACAAATTGCCTCTTAGGGATATTAATTTTTTAGTCTAATGATATATGACTGTTGTTCATGTTCAGAAACGTGGGCTTTTCTTCAGTGAATGCATCTCAAATCTGTTTAGCAAACTGCAGTAAAAACTTCAACTGAGACGTCTTCTAAACGTTTCCAGAGAATGCTTCTAAAATCAGTTACATGTGTTAAGGCCAAATTCAGAACATCCACACAGAATTCACATGACCTGTATAAACCAGGAACACAGTCAGATTCAGAAGAATAGTGGGACATTAGAACACAGTTGCTGAATAAAAAATCCCTTAATGTTCCATAAATGTATGTGGTTCTGGGATGTTCATGTCTTTTCTCCGACCTGAAGCGGTTCGCGTCCCAGAGGATGAGGTGGTGTCTCTGCTGGGGGAGGGTCTGCTGTTACTGAAACCGGAGTAGCCGTGGTTGTACGGCTGGTTTCTGGAAAGCACAAAAAGATTCAGGTTAAAATTACATCTTCGTTCACTTCTTCGAGATTTTTGTGATATTTCACCACTAACCTCTGACGGCCGAAGAGATATCCCAGCAGTCCTCCGGTTCCCATTCCACTCCAGAAGCCATTCCCGGTGCCGTGTGCTGCTCGGCCTCCTGGGTAATGCTGTccatgtgtgtagtcgctgtggaAGCCATAACCAGGGTTGGCACCAGCATAACCTGCATAAAAGAAGAAACAAGTTCAAGATTTACCTCGAGTCTAATGTCATATTACAACTGCTCATCCAGAGAGATAAAGACAATGGTGCTAGTCCCTGCCTTCATGTGTCCAAATATCAAACTCCTACGaaacatttattgtaaaatttggAAAAGCAGTCCTTCAGTTTTCTTAACTGGACATGATtgttaaagataagataagataagactttatttatcccatcatggggaaatttcagttaacagcagcaacatacaagcaagtgtagagaaaaagacaggtagaaaaaccacaaaagagtgaaaaattaaatataaagagaaaaataagaaattgatTAATgaaactgattaatccaggtgtgcctgaccacagtagtcacaacaagaagtagcaggcacacctggattaatcaatgtgtccaataatgaaagagctgCCTTAACTtaaggaagtagtggggctgtgcacagagcccattACACCAGGTCTACTGAACTATTAGGTATAAAAATGACCTAAGTATCTCCACAAGTCTAACCAATCATACAGTTCCCTGTTCTGCGACTTAACTTAAGCTTACAGTCAAATTTAATTGTTCATctttaacacaaaaaaacaactaaattttagATGTTCTACAAACAAGATAagcaaacagagaaaaaaacagaagctacTTGTGCCTCATACAATGGACTATGCCATAtgtatttaataaataaacacatgtatTGTCTTATTTTCCATTCAGAAACCATGTTCATGCCCACCATAGTTCTGTATTACCCACCTGTGAAGTCAGGTTTAAATCCTGGAGGAGGAGGTCCAGCACCAGTGTCATGGGGATTATCTCTGGGGTAACCACCCTGTCCTCCATCTTGCCCCCACTGGGCCACACCCCCACTGAGGAACAGCTTGTAGACACCGTAAGCTAAACCCAGGAGCACAACTACAACCAGCAGGCTGCCTGAGTCCTCACCACTAGATGGGTATGTGCTCTGATGCGCCTCCTGGTTGTGATGGGAATGACGCTTATTCCCAGAGAAGGCATTGAAGAAACTGGAGGCAAAGCCCCCGAgacctgaggaaaaaaaaagaaaagaaaaagatttttaaatAATATTGGAACTGATCTCACTGTTTGAAAGTAATTTTAATCTCATGTTTCATAATGTATTAAACTAATGACTaataactaaactaaataaaaacaaactgacacTTGTCAATttcttaaaatgaaaattaaagaGAACTACTAATGCAACActgactaaaactaaaccaacaaGTAAAACTTAAAATTAACTCTTCATCTGCATGCTCCTACCTCCAAACCCATTGGAACCACTCTGGGATCCCCAGCTTCCCTGGGATCTTTTCCGACCTTCAGCGGTCAGTTCCAGTGTGTACTCCAGACCACAAGAGCCCTTCAGTATGTAGGCGTCATTTGGATGACTGTAGCCCTCACAACTCACTTCAATGCGGCCGAATCGATAGGAATTGTCCATGTCTGTTTTACACTCCCACTGTAACAAGATACACAGCtctgtataaaaatataaaattaattcCATCCCATTTCAGATATCTTCTCGTGTTGTGTCACTGCTTTTTCTTGAAAATATTGATGAAAAAAttctagccccccccccccccccccccaaaaaaaaaacaaaacaaaacaaaacaaaaaaaacacattcatggGACTGTACAAAATCCTAAAGAACTACTCCAATTGATTTTTATGTTTGTCCTTCTGTTAAGTTAAGCCTGTATAACATCCCCTCAGACCAGTCACTCAAACATAATCATtgtggtaaaatttcatcatGAAACAAGACAGTATATAGAGTTTTCTCATCattcatcatttatcataatcTTTCTTAAACACACATCTAGCCTATTTAGGTATGTACAGACGTATTTCACAATTACTGGATTAAACtgatatatttactaaatgtcaatgAAACCAAGGTAAAATGTATAAGTACTGATTTCAGTAAGAGTCATTTAAATGAATATGTTGCAAATTATCCATATGGTTCAGTGGATGGTCTTTAAACCAAAATACTgctgataaataataaataaaataggtcaCTGGAAAGGTTTATGATCCTGGTGAGTTGGTTTTGAATGATCCATTAAGATCCCTAACTGGTTTTCCACTGGTGAATTTAGCCAGCTACGTTTCAACAAACAGCCTTTGCATATGTGTTGAAATATCTACAAAGTAGTACTAGTTAGTTAATCTGTAGCtaaatttcaagttgttttaaTTGATCAGGCAGTAATAGCTGAACATTTCTTCATCTTAACGGCTCACAAATCACTCTCACCTGTACGTCCACTCCATCCCAGCCTTTGTTCTGACACTGGACCACCTCTGGGACGAAAGCATGGCAGCCAGCTGAACCTCCGACACACTGGAGCTGAGGCACAGGGCTGGACCGCCTCGCTGATGTGTACCTATCCCTGTACAGAGTTAACACCTGGACATCCCGGAGCAGCACACTACCTGCAGCAAAACAAGTATATTGTTCAGTAAAGACACCA from Sphaeramia orbicularis chromosome 1, fSphaOr1.1, whole genome shotgun sequence includes these protein-coding regions:
- the saraf gene encoding store-operated calcium entry-associated regulatory factor isoform X2; translated protein: MRHPGSFPGVVTVASLRCMLCREDHIYITVIFCTYLSQFGALIGLKFEDMKLFIIIVLSFVLVEDVRSWDDGSVLLRDVQVLTLYRDRYTSARRSSPVPQLQCVGGSAGCHAFVPEVVQCQNKGWDGVDVQWECKTDMDNSYRFGRIEVSCEGYSHPNDAYILKGSCGLEYTLELTAEGRKRSQGSWGSQSGSNGFGGLGGFASSFFNAFSGNKRHSHHNQEAHQSTYPSSGEDSGSLLVVVVLLGLAYGVYKLFLSGGVAQWGQDGGQGGYPRDNPHDTGAGPPPPGFKPDFTGYAGYAGANPGYGFHSDYTHGQHYPGGRAAHGTGNGFWSGMGTGGLLGYLFGRQRNQPYNHGYSGFSNSRPSPSRDTTSSSGTRTASGFGGTKRR
- the saraf gene encoding store-operated calcium entry-associated regulatory factor isoform X1 gives rise to the protein MRHPGSFPGVVTVASLRCMLCREDHIYITVIFCTYLSQFGALIGLKFEDMKLFIIIVLSFVLVEDVRSWDDAGSVLLRDVQVLTLYRDRYTSARRSSPVPQLQCVGGSAGCHAFVPEVVQCQNKGWDGVDVQWECKTDMDNSYRFGRIEVSCEGYSHPNDAYILKGSCGLEYTLELTAEGRKRSQGSWGSQSGSNGFGGLGGFASSFFNAFSGNKRHSHHNQEAHQSTYPSSGEDSGSLLVVVVLLGLAYGVYKLFLSGGVAQWGQDGGQGGYPRDNPHDTGAGPPPPGFKPDFTGYAGYAGANPGYGFHSDYTHGQHYPGGRAAHGTGNGFWSGMGTGGLLGYLFGRQRNQPYNHGYSGFSNSRPSPSRDTTSSSGTRTASGFGGTKRR
- the saraf gene encoding store-operated calcium entry-associated regulatory factor isoform X4 translates to MRHPGSFPGVVTVASLRCMLCREDHIYITVIFCTYLSQFGALIGLKFEDMKLFIIIVLSFVLVEDVRSWDDGSVLLRDVQVLTLYRDRYTSARRSSPVPQLQCVGGSAGCHAFVPEVVQCQNKGWDGVDVQWECKTDMDNSYRFGRIEVSCEGYSHPNDAYILKGSCGLEYTLELTAEGRKRSQGSWGSQSGSNGFGGLGGFASSFFNAFSGNKRHSHHNQEAHQSTYPSSGEDSGSLLVVVVLLGLAYGVYKLFLSGGVAQWGQDGGQGGYPRDNPHDTGAGPPPPGFKPDFTGYAGANPGYGFHSDYTHGQHYPGGRAAHGTGNGFWSGMGTGGLLGYLFGRQRNQPYNHGYSGFSNSRPSPSRDTTSSSGTRTASGFGGTKRR
- the saraf gene encoding store-operated calcium entry-associated regulatory factor isoform X3; translation: MRHPGSFPGVVTVASLRCMLCREDHIYITVIFCTYLSQFGALIGLKFEDMKLFIIIVLSFVLVEDVRSWDDAGSVLLRDVQVLTLYRDRYTSARRSSPVPQLQCVGGSAGCHAFVPEVVQCQNKGWDGVDVQWECKTDMDNSYRFGRIEVSCEGYSHPNDAYILKGSCGLEYTLELTAEGRKRSQGSWGSQSGSNGFGGLGGFASSFFNAFSGNKRHSHHNQEAHQSTYPSSGEDSGSLLVVVVLLGLAYGVYKLFLSGGVAQWGQDGGQGGYPRDNPHDTGAGPPPPGFKPDFTGYAGANPGYGFHSDYTHGQHYPGGRAAHGTGNGFWSGMGTGGLLGYLFGRQRNQPYNHGYSGFSNSRPSPSRDTTSSSGTRTASGFGGTKRR